Proteins encoded within one genomic window of Corynebacterium aurimucosum:
- the hemB gene encoding porphobilinogen synthase, translated as MSIARRPRRLRQNPAFRDLVAETSLRPSDLILPMFVVDGLNEPRDIPSMPGVQQHSLDSLKRAAHEALDAGVTCVDLFGVPREEDKDATGSVAWDPQGILNVAIAELRQEFGDDLIVMADTCLDEFTSHGHCGVVDDQGRVLNDETVELYQDMARSQARAGAHMVSPSGMMDGQIAAIREALDEAGHEDVAIMAYSAKYASAFFGPFRDAVGSSLEGDRRTYQQDPRNFRESMLEVDLDIEEGADIVMVKPGLPYLDVLAGAVERSSVPVAVYQVSGEYAMIQAASQNGWIDGEAVMLESLTAFKRAGADQILTYFATDAARLLK; from the coding sequence ATGAGCATTGCTCGCCGCCCCCGCCGCCTACGTCAGAACCCGGCTTTTCGGGATTTGGTTGCGGAAACGTCGCTGCGCCCCTCCGACCTCATCCTCCCGATGTTCGTGGTCGACGGTCTGAACGAACCCCGTGACATCCCCTCCATGCCGGGCGTGCAGCAGCACAGCCTGGATTCCCTCAAGCGTGCCGCGCACGAGGCTCTCGATGCGGGCGTGACCTGCGTTGACCTCTTCGGCGTGCCGCGTGAGGAAGACAAGGACGCGACCGGCTCCGTGGCCTGGGACCCACAGGGCATCCTCAACGTGGCGATTGCGGAGCTGCGCCAGGAATTCGGCGATGACCTCATTGTCATGGCGGATACCTGCCTCGATGAATTCACCTCCCACGGCCACTGCGGCGTGGTCGATGATCAAGGCCGCGTGCTCAACGATGAAACCGTGGAGCTCTACCAGGACATGGCCCGCTCCCAGGCCCGCGCTGGAGCACACATGGTCAGCCCGTCCGGCATGATGGATGGACAGATTGCCGCCATCCGTGAGGCTCTCGATGAAGCCGGCCACGAGGATGTTGCGATCATGGCCTACTCGGCCAAGTACGCCTCGGCCTTCTTCGGCCCCTTCCGCGATGCCGTGGGTTCCTCCCTGGAGGGCGACCGCCGTACCTACCAGCAGGACCCGCGCAATTTCCGCGAGTCCATGCTGGAGGTAGACCTGGACATCGAGGAAGGCGCGGACATCGTCATGGTTAAGCCTGGCCTGCCGTACCTCGATGTGCTGGCCGGTGCTGTCGAGCGCTCCTCCGTGCCGGTAGCTGTCTACCAGGTCTCCGGCGAGTACGCGATGATTCAGGCCGCTTCCCAGAACGGGTGGATCGATGGCGAGGCCGTTATGCTGGAGTCCTTGACCGCGTTCAAGCGTGCGGGCGCGGATCAGATCCTGACCTACTTCGCCACGGACGCCGCCCGCTTGCTCAAGTAA
- a CDS encoding tellurium resistance protein TerC, producing MSERPGPADYNRRPRRPKKQGEQDFSTWPSQLRIAYWVCVIAAIVMLTAGMVGLFGSYTSVTNTQLSPEQVDYIRFNTRFTAISNVVGAVVIAACSAQLASGSIWARRIITAVSAYIMFVSIAALIAGVGGLLLLLIPMALMVAIYFLFHPDSTAFIKARRAQNS from the coding sequence ATGAGCGAGCGCCCCGGCCCCGCGGACTATAACCGTCGCCCACGCCGCCCTAAGAAGCAGGGCGAGCAGGACTTTTCCACTTGGCCTTCCCAGCTGCGCATTGCCTACTGGGTCTGTGTCATCGCCGCAATCGTCATGCTCACCGCCGGGATGGTGGGCCTCTTCGGCTCCTATACATCGGTGACGAACACCCAGCTCAGCCCAGAGCAGGTGGACTATATCCGCTTCAACACACGTTTCACGGCCATCTCCAACGTGGTGGGTGCCGTCGTCATTGCGGCGTGCTCCGCGCAGCTGGCGAGTGGCTCGATATGGGCGCGTCGCATCATTACCGCGGTGTCTGCTTACATCATGTTCGTCAGCATTGCGGCGCTGATCGCGGGCGTGGGCGGGCTGCTCTTGTTGCTTATCCCGATGGCGCTCATGGTGGCCATCTACTTCCTCTTTCACCCGGATTCGACGGCTTTCATTAAGGCCCGCCGAGCCCAAAACTCCTGA
- the hemE gene encoding uroporphyrinogen decarboxylase, whose product MSRLSDAPLIAAATGHTPSRPPVWFMRQAGRSLPEYRKVREGISMLDSCFMPELLAEITLQPVRRHDVDGAILFNDIVVPLKAAGVGVEIVPGRGPVMDAPVRTKEDVANLPILDVDVPEVRQGIEIILSELTDKQALIGFVGAPFTLASYLIEGGPSKNHERTKALMHSDPDTWHRLMQRLTPTIISFLQLQLDAGIDAMQLFDSWAGYLNERDYREFVLPYSEQILKVAEGRVPRIHFGVGTGELLGAMSEAGSEVMGVDYRVSMDAAAARVNADILQGNLDPALLFAGEDAVRKEVHAIKAEVDAARAAGNLRGHIWNLGHGVLPTTEAEAITRAVAIIHEEG is encoded by the coding sequence ATGTCTCGACTGTCTGATGCGCCGCTGATTGCTGCCGCTACTGGCCACACGCCTTCCCGCCCGCCCGTCTGGTTCATGCGCCAGGCGGGGCGCTCTTTGCCGGAGTACCGCAAGGTACGCGAGGGAATCAGCATGCTGGATTCCTGTTTCATGCCGGAGCTCCTGGCGGAGATCACCCTGCAGCCGGTGCGTCGCCACGATGTTGATGGCGCCATCCTGTTCAACGATATCGTTGTCCCGCTCAAGGCAGCGGGTGTCGGCGTGGAGATCGTCCCCGGCCGCGGCCCCGTCATGGATGCACCCGTGCGCACCAAGGAGGACGTGGCCAACCTGCCTATCCTCGACGTTGATGTGCCAGAGGTACGCCAGGGCATTGAGATCATCCTGAGCGAGCTCACCGACAAGCAGGCCCTCATCGGCTTCGTCGGCGCGCCCTTCACCTTGGCCAGCTACCTCATTGAGGGCGGCCCCTCGAAGAATCACGAGCGCACTAAGGCTCTGATGCATTCCGATCCGGATACCTGGCACCGCCTCATGCAACGCCTCACCCCGACGATCATCTCCTTCCTTCAGCTCCAGCTGGATGCCGGCATTGACGCCATGCAGCTCTTCGATTCCTGGGCGGGCTACCTCAACGAGCGCGATTACCGCGAGTTCGTGCTGCCTTATTCGGAACAGATCCTCAAGGTTGCAGAAGGCCGCGTGCCGCGCATCCACTTTGGTGTGGGGACCGGCGAGCTGCTCGGCGCGATGTCGGAGGCTGGTTCTGAGGTCATGGGCGTGGACTACCGCGTGAGCATGGATGCCGCCGCGGCCCGCGTCAACGCGGACATTCTCCAGGGCAACCTCGACCCGGCTCTGCTGTTCGCCGGCGAGGATGCGGTGCGCAAGGAAGTACACGCCATCAAGGCAGAAGTAGATGCCGCCCGCGCGGCAGGGAACCTGCGTGGACACATCTGGAACCTTGGCCACGGCGTGCTGCCGACCACGGAGGCGGAGGCCATTACCCGCGCCGTCGCCATCATTCACGAGGAGGGCTAA
- a CDS encoding protoporphyrinogen oxidase — MKIAIIGAGLAGLTAAWELKQNTKGPHDIFVFEAADRIGGKLHTVAFNGGPTDMGAEAFIRRRQDAVDFFTELGLQDSFVEPNPELRPRVYTGGALHFLPQGGVMGIPSEPQDFFSEATNERITNEQPFEWEIGGDVSVGQLVRQQYGDDVVDHVVSALLGGVYSCSADDLGLRATVPHLAATLDSLAKEGPVTLSAAIKQIESGRSPAEGSVFGTFKGGYAELYEALAEKSGAQIHLDAFVSGVTRKGDAFEVKGAPGDIGPFDRVLFATPAPTTARLLKAVAPEAAQKLSTVQLASSVVVGFNFASATDPEGNALPDATGILVASDEPDVRAKAFTLSSNKWPHLNEREGFLVRASFGRFGDDALVRAEEDDLVDYALDDLQKITGFDGRASGVEEIYTQRWFGGIPRYDEKHLATVAAVRAALADVPGIATAGAWADGVGVPAVIAGARAAAQVLVS; from the coding sequence ATGAAGATCGCGATCATCGGTGCGGGCCTAGCGGGCCTCACCGCGGCATGGGAACTCAAGCAGAACACGAAGGGCCCCCACGACATCTTTGTCTTCGAAGCAGCCGACCGCATCGGCGGCAAGCTGCACACCGTGGCCTTCAACGGCGGCCCCACGGACATGGGCGCGGAGGCCTTTATCCGCCGCCGCCAAGACGCCGTGGACTTCTTCACGGAGCTGGGCCTGCAGGATTCCTTCGTGGAGCCCAATCCGGAGCTGCGCCCGCGCGTGTATACCGGTGGCGCGCTGCACTTCCTGCCGCAGGGCGGGGTCATGGGTATTCCTTCTGAGCCGCAGGACTTCTTCTCCGAGGCGACCAACGAGCGCATCACCAACGAGCAGCCCTTCGAGTGGGAAATTGGCGGGGATGTCTCCGTGGGTCAGCTCGTGCGCCAGCAATATGGCGATGACGTGGTAGACCACGTGGTTTCCGCGCTGCTCGGTGGCGTTTACTCCTGCTCGGCCGATGACCTGGGCCTGCGCGCCACGGTTCCGCACCTGGCGGCCACGCTGGACTCACTGGCCAAGGAAGGACCCGTCACGCTGTCGGCAGCTATCAAGCAGATCGAGTCTGGCCGCAGCCCGGCCGAAGGTTCCGTCTTCGGCACCTTCAAGGGCGGCTACGCAGAGCTTTACGAGGCCCTGGCTGAGAAGTCCGGCGCGCAGATTCACCTGGACGCCTTTGTTTCTGGTGTGACGCGCAAGGGCGATGCCTTTGAGGTCAAGGGCGCGCCGGGGGATATCGGTCCATTCGACCGCGTGCTCTTTGCCACCCCGGCTCCCACGACGGCGCGCCTGCTCAAGGCCGTGGCCCCCGAGGCCGCCCAGAAGCTGTCCACCGTCCAGCTGGCCTCCTCTGTGGTCGTCGGTTTCAACTTTGCCTCCGCCACGGATCCGGAGGGCAATGCGCTTCCCGACGCCACCGGCATCCTCGTCGCCTCCGACGAGCCCGACGTGCGCGCCAAGGCCTTCACGCTCTCTTCTAACAAGTGGCCGCACCTGAACGAGCGCGAGGGCTTCCTCGTGCGCGCCTCCTTCGGCCGCTTCGGGGATGATGCCCTCGTGCGCGCGGAGGAGGATGATCTCGTGGACTATGCCCTCGATGACCTGCAGAAGATCACCGGTTTCGACGGCCGTGCTAGTGGCGTGGAAGAGATCTACACGCAGCGCTGGTTCGGCGGCATCCCCCGCTATGACGAAAAGCACCTGGCCACCGTTGCCGCCGTGCGTGCCGCGCTTGCCGACGTCCCCGGTATCGCCACCGCCGGCGCCTGGGCCGATGGAGTCGGCGTGCCCGCTGTCATCGCCGGCGCCCGCGCTGCCGCGCAAGTACTCGTTAGCTAG
- a CDS encoding Txe/YoeB family addiction module toxin yields the protein MILSWTEEAWEDYLWWQSHDKKFLKRINNLIKDIARNGNEGIGKPEPLKFELSGFWSRRITEEHRLIYRIKGATIEIAGCRYHY from the coding sequence ATGATTCTTTCGTGGACAGAGGAAGCATGGGAGGACTACCTCTGGTGGCAGTCTCACGACAAGAAGTTCCTCAAGAGAATCAATAACCTCATTAAGGACATTGCGCGAAACGGCAACGAAGGAATAGGAAAACCCGAACCTCTCAAATTCGAGTTGTCCGGGTTCTGGTCTCGGCGAATTACCGAAGAGCACCGACTGATCTATCGCATTAAGGGCGCGACAATTGAGATTGCTGGGTGCAGATACCACTACTAG
- a CDS encoding type II toxin-antitoxin system Phd/YefM family antitoxin: MKTMSYSESRARYAEVLQSVVDDREEVIITRNGHESAVIVSFDDYNSLRETAYLLRSPRNAQRLLDSIESLNTGKATEHELIEED; the protein is encoded by the coding sequence ATGAAGACCATGTCTTACTCGGAATCGAGAGCACGGTACGCCGAAGTATTGCAGTCGGTTGTTGATGACCGCGAGGAAGTCATCATCACTCGCAATGGTCATGAGTCTGCAGTCATCGTTTCCTTCGATGACTACAACTCTCTTCGCGAAACTGCTTACCTTCTGCGTTCCCCTCGCAATGCCCAGCGCCTACTTGACTCCATTGAGAGCCTCAATACGGGGAAAGCAACGGAACACGAGCTCATTGAGGAAGATTAA
- a CDS encoding ATP-binding cassette domain-containing protein → MPISFSHLTVVWPDGTPCFTDLTGSFSSHFTGLVGANGSGKSTLAKVLAGLIAPTSGTVSAGSVIYVDQDLGLHTSDTIADVFGATEILSAIARIEAGEYSEELATTVGEQWDVAERIEAALDAAGIPFLLERTIGTLSGGEAVTVALTAAFFRKPDFLILDEPTNNLDSESRQRLLELIRTAPMPVLVVSHDRELLEHADSIAELYHGTLREFEGNYSSYRAAIDAEQDSAQAKVRETKANHRKQIRERAAMQTRIARDARRGKNFSNSKRKPGMAMGNDKNRSERSAAGRSQQANDAVSAAQSAHDKAQRALRDDTHVHIDLPGTELPAGTRVLVSDLLSITGPERVRLTGPNGSGKTTFLNRIVRGDVEYALPCGYIRQRIVLPEEKSVFDIVRAANPSADPQFLRDQLAQMLFINDKIHQPVGQLSGGERFRVEIARVLLSDPAPRFLLLDEPTNNIDIPTTDWLIEVLTSYRGAFILVSHDEHVCERLNLTRAVHVAP, encoded by the coding sequence ATGCCTATTTCTTTTTCTCATCTCACCGTCGTTTGGCCCGACGGCACCCCCTGTTTCACGGACCTCACCGGCTCCTTTTCCTCCCACTTCACGGGCTTGGTCGGGGCGAATGGCTCCGGAAAATCAACGCTAGCCAAGGTACTTGCTGGCCTCATTGCCCCGACTTCGGGAACGGTATCCGCGGGCTCAGTCATCTATGTCGACCAGGATTTAGGCCTTCACACGTCTGACACCATCGCCGATGTCTTTGGCGCGACGGAGATCCTCAGCGCCATTGCCCGCATTGAGGCTGGCGAATACTCAGAAGAGCTCGCCACCACTGTTGGTGAGCAGTGGGATGTGGCAGAGCGCATCGAAGCGGCTCTCGACGCCGCAGGTATCCCCTTCCTCTTAGAGCGCACCATTGGTACTTTATCTGGCGGTGAAGCAGTGACCGTGGCGCTGACTGCAGCCTTCTTCCGCAAGCCGGATTTCCTGATCCTCGACGAGCCCACCAATAACCTGGACTCCGAATCACGCCAGCGCCTGCTCGAGCTCATTCGCACCGCGCCGATGCCGGTTCTCGTTGTCTCACATGACCGCGAACTCCTCGAGCACGCGGACAGCATCGCTGAGCTCTACCACGGAACGCTGCGCGAGTTCGAGGGAAACTACTCCTCTTACCGCGCAGCGATTGATGCCGAGCAGGATTCCGCGCAGGCCAAGGTCAGGGAAACCAAGGCCAACCACCGCAAACAGATCCGCGAGCGCGCCGCTATGCAGACCCGCATTGCCCGCGATGCCCGCCGCGGCAAGAACTTCTCCAACTCGAAGCGCAAACCCGGCATGGCCATGGGCAATGACAAGAACCGTTCCGAGCGCTCCGCCGCTGGGCGTTCTCAACAGGCCAACGATGCAGTGTCTGCCGCCCAGTCGGCGCACGACAAGGCACAGCGCGCGCTTCGCGACGACACCCATGTCCACATCGACCTCCCCGGCACAGAGCTGCCCGCGGGCACCCGAGTGCTCGTCAGCGATCTGCTCAGCATCACTGGCCCCGAGCGCGTTCGCCTCACCGGGCCCAACGGCAGCGGCAAGACCACCTTCCTCAACCGCATTGTCCGCGGCGACGTCGAATACGCGCTGCCCTGTGGATACATCCGCCAGCGCATCGTCTTGCCTGAAGAGAAATCGGTGTTCGACATCGTGCGGGCAGCCAACCCCAGCGCAGACCCGCAGTTCCTGCGCGACCAGCTGGCCCAGATGCTCTTTATCAACGACAAGATCCACCAGCCGGTGGGACAACTCTCTGGTGGCGAGCGCTTCCGCGTCGAAATCGCCCGCGTCCTGCTCAGCGATCCAGCCCCGCGCTTCCTGCTTCTCGACGAACCAACGAACAACATCGACATCCCCACCACCGACTGGCTAATTGAGGTGCTCACCAGCTACCGCGGAGCATTCATCTTGGTCAGCCACGATGAGCACGTGTGCGAGCGGCTCAACCTGACGCGCGCTGTTCACGTGGCCCCATAA
- a CDS encoding IS3 family transposase (programmed frameshift), which translates to MPRYSEQFKRDAVALYENNEDLSLHAASAELGINRSSLYSWLKQYGTGKRVRTKSMRDKAQATTDSERIRQLEKEVSKLREERDILRKAANYFAGRDTLVIRFQFVYDHRTEYSVKRMCHVLKLNRSSFYKWVNTREKRRLKMCSDALIGARIKSIFDDEHGLYGAKRIAASLKADTDFPPINHKKVARIMKSMGLKGFTKQRRCVTTRRKPGHRVMPDLVGRKFTADKPNQVYVGDITYLPCKGGKNMYLATVIDVYSRKLVGHALADHMRVSLVIEALSHASKVRGSLKGVIFHSDHGSVYTSQAFQDHCTQLGVRQSMGAVGTSADNALAESFNATLKREVLRDRKVFDNPIICRQEVFRWCMRYNTRRRHSWCNLLAPDDFEALTSATLTQAA; encoded by the exons ATGCCTAGGTACTCCGAACAGTTCAAACGTGATGCTGTGGCCCTCTACGAAAACAATGAGGACCTCTCACTTCACGCGGCTTCAGCAGAGCTAGGAATCAATCGTTCCTCACTTTATTCCTGGCTTAAGCAGTACGGCACCGGCAAGCGTGTCCGCACAAAAAGCATGCGCGACAAGGCACAGGCGACGACTGATTCTGAACGAATCCGTCAGCTAGAAAAAGAAGTCTCTAAGCTTCGTGAAGAACGCGATATCCTGCGTAAGGCCGCGAATTATTTTGCCG GAAGAGACACGCTGGTAATCCGCTTCCAGTTTGTCTATGACCATCGAACCGAGTACTCGGTCAAGCGGATGTGCCACGTGTTAAAGCTCAATCGCTCCTCGTTCTACAAATGGGTCAACACCCGCGAAAAACGCAGGTTAAAGATGTGTTCGGATGCTCTTATTGGTGCACGAATCAAGAGCATCTTCGATGATGAGCACGGGCTTTATGGTGCTAAACGCATCGCTGCAAGCCTTAAAGCCGATACGGACTTTCCTCCGATCAATCACAAGAAGGTCGCACGCATTATGAAATCCATGGGGCTAAAAGGCTTTACTAAACAACGTCGATGTGTCACTACCAGGCGCAAGCCTGGTCATCGAGTCATGCCAGATTTAGTAGGCCGCAAATTCACCGCTGATAAGCCGAACCAGGTGTATGTAGGCGATATCACCTACCTGCCGTGTAAGGGAGGCAAGAACATGTACCTTGCCACAGTCATCGACGTCTACTCGCGCAAACTTGTCGGTCATGCGCTCGCCGATCACATGCGGGTATCGCTGGTTATCGAAGCTTTGTCCCATGCCAGCAAGGTTCGCGGAAGCCTTAAAGGGGTAATTTTCCATTCTGATCATGGCAGTGTGTACACCTCACAGGCTTTTCAAGACCACTGCACCCAACTTGGTGTTCGCCAATCCATGGGAGCAGTGGGAACGAGTGCCGATAATGCCCTGGCAGAATCGTTTAACGCCACTTTAAAGCGTGAAGTTCTGCGAGATAGGAAAGTTTTTGACAATCCCATCATCTGCCGCCAAGAAGTCTTCCGATGGTGCATGCGCTACAACACGCGCAGACGGCACTCCTGGTGCAACCTTCTAGCCCCCGATGACTTCGAAGCACTCACATCAGCTACACTGACCCAAGCAGCATAG
- a CDS encoding ABC transporter permease: MRALSRLGDGIWYLILAGIVIGFGYTGWQEVGAVAPAIPARITLTSIAPIAGIVGLLALIVFAETLYPLRALSRERWVYVDRPRGRLRGTDWITWAQLVGFGVLGLGICVSTGLSPWFALAVPALRFVVGWRSFTLASLLSAGRTRLVGGSGLSLLDSEVTSDAIASQSAWIPRRAHASSTLAGLFFRRLGRRWYIGVGALAALGLTLGLAPQLGALAIVGFMSAWSIVGAAVGRAASFGRVNDDAWPDWGLPLIASVGTALLGAGGLTPGK, from the coding sequence ATGCGCGCTCTATCTCGACTGGGCGACGGTATCTGGTACCTCATTCTCGCCGGCATCGTCATCGGCTTCGGTTACACAGGATGGCAAGAAGTCGGCGCCGTCGCGCCTGCCATCCCGGCGCGCATCACGCTGACTAGTATCGCTCCGATTGCCGGCATCGTGGGACTGCTCGCTCTCATCGTGTTCGCCGAGACGCTTTATCCCCTACGTGCGTTATCCAGGGAGCGTTGGGTGTACGTTGATCGCCCGCGCGGCCGGCTCCGCGGCACGGACTGGATCACGTGGGCGCAGCTGGTCGGCTTCGGAGTCTTGGGACTCGGCATCTGCGTGTCCACCGGGCTATCCCCGTGGTTCGCGCTAGCAGTCCCGGCCCTACGTTTCGTCGTGGGGTGGCGCTCGTTCACGCTGGCTTCGCTACTCAGCGCTGGGCGCACGCGCCTGGTCGGCGGTTCTGGCCTAAGCCTTCTCGATTCGGAAGTCACCTCTGATGCCATTGCGAGCCAATCCGCGTGGATTCCTCGTCGCGCCCATGCATCCTCCACGTTGGCGGGTCTCTTCTTCCGTCGTTTGGGACGACGGTGGTACATCGGCGTCGGTGCGCTCGCGGCCCTCGGCTTGACGTTGGGACTCGCACCACAGCTCGGGGCGCTGGCCATCGTCGGCTTCATGTCCGCGTGGAGCATCGTCGGTGCGGCGGTTGGGCGCGCCGCATCCTTCGGCCGCGTCAACGACGATGCATGGCCCGACTGGGGCCTTCCCCTTATAGCTTCTGTGGGCACAGCACTGCTTGGTGCCGGGGGCCTGACCCCCGGAAAGTAG
- a CDS encoding ABC transporter ATP-binding protein, which produces MLSIDADYGHSTPLGHLEKDFAPGHVYGLAGPNGSGKSTLLATLGGELAPLDGSVECDGHPVGTKEQPGAVITVAEPVFLPDLTVGEHLDLMGKAAGVDVAKLCELWALERLLPHPASRLSSGQRQRVFLAAQLYQPARALLIDEPERHLDTAWTKFLTGELRYLADEENRCIVVASHSDTITQACDEVVQL; this is translated from the coding sequence ATGCTTTCCATCGACGCCGATTATGGGCATTCCACGCCCCTTGGACACCTTGAGAAGGACTTCGCCCCCGGCCACGTTTATGGCCTTGCCGGACCTAATGGTTCAGGTAAATCCACGTTGCTGGCCACGCTTGGCGGGGAGCTTGCCCCTCTCGATGGCTCTGTGGAGTGTGACGGCCATCCCGTCGGCACGAAGGAGCAGCCGGGCGCTGTGATTACGGTGGCCGAGCCGGTTTTCCTCCCCGACCTCACCGTTGGCGAGCACCTGGACTTGATGGGGAAAGCGGCAGGGGTGGACGTCGCCAAGCTCTGCGAGCTCTGGGCGCTTGAGCGTCTCCTTCCGCACCCAGCCTCGCGCCTGTCCTCGGGCCAGCGCCAGCGCGTCTTTCTAGCTGCGCAGCTGTACCAGCCGGCGCGTGCTTTACTTATCGACGAGCCCGAGCGCCACCTTGACACCGCCTGGACTAAGTTCCTGACAGGTGAGTTGCGCTACCTAGCCGACGAAGAGAATCGCTGCATCGTCGTGGCCTCACATTCCGACACCATCACCCAGGCATGCGACGAGGTGGTGCAGCTGTGA
- a CDS encoding Fic family protein: MSGGWENYFIPGTKVLKNRLGLDDAEELRILEEKLVFLRMTELDSAPVEGAFDYAHFKAIHRHLFQDVYEWAGEERTAPTDQFMIKAGHAYYPAGPEMTKGSREAVCGACEGQFSAWSRV, encoded by the coding sequence ATGAGCGGGGGCTGGGAGAACTATTTCATTCCAGGGACCAAGGTTCTGAAGAATCGCTTGGGGTTAGATGACGCAGAAGAACTACGGATCTTGGAAGAAAAGCTTGTATTTCTTCGGATGACCGAGTTGGACTCGGCACCTGTGGAAGGTGCTTTTGATTATGCGCATTTCAAGGCCATACATCGACATCTTTTTCAGGATGTGTATGAATGGGCGGGTGAAGAGCGAACTGCCCCTACAGACCAGTTCATGATTAAGGCTGGGCATGCCTACTACCCGGCGGGACCGGAAATGACGAAAGGCAGCAGAGAAGCTGTTTGCGGGGCTTGCGAAGGACAATTTTCTGCGTGGTCTAGGGTTTGA
- a CDS encoding DMT family transporter produces the protein MSWFVLIFSGAFEAVWAAALDKSEGFSRLWPSVIFFVACAISMGGLGWAMKSIPVGTAYAVWAGVGAVVTVIYSFAAGHEAATVWKVLFLAMIIGGIVGLKVVH, from the coding sequence ATGTCGTGGTTCGTGTTGATCTTCTCCGGTGCCTTCGAGGCCGTGTGGGCAGCGGCGCTGGATAAGTCGGAGGGCTTTAGCCGCCTGTGGCCCTCAGTGATCTTTTTCGTTGCCTGCGCCATTTCCATGGGTGGGTTGGGCTGGGCCATGAAGTCCATCCCCGTGGGCACGGCCTACGCGGTGTGGGCCGGCGTGGGCGCGGTGGTCACCGTCATTTACTCCTTCGCCGCCGGGCACGAGGCGGCAACTGTCTGGAAGGTGCTGTTCCTCGCCATGATCATTGGCGGGATCGTGGGCCTGAAGGTAGTGCACTAG
- a CDS encoding ABC transporter permease produces MNFAESTKMALTSLRTNKMRSALTLLGVIIGIAAVIAIVTLGHSLQASVQKDLDKVGANNFTVQVKERPEEGEEEEADDPFMGGGYVEDESSMLTPDMLDRAKEVLGDQITGINIGEYSSYSGALVVEGESGEETANLLIRPTNPDYVSGSSYSIVAGRFLSEDDIDSSRAVAMLDKETATKLFGAPEDAIGQYVSFESQEASPIELAVIGVFEEPQTGPLVGGGPSQSAFVPYPLEAELSDSPGAGTAFSEVTVRGNPDLDKAAVASNLQRVFDSYYKDNPDYMVKVTDFSDDLASLNQIFTTMSLVLAAIGGISLLVGGIGVMNIMLITVTERTREIGIRKALGARRRDIRIQFITEAIVVCLIGGLIGIAIGTAAGMAGAAAIGSLVAPPLWAVILSLLFSLAIGLFFGYYPAGKAAKLDPIEALRYE; encoded by the coding sequence ATGAATTTCGCTGAATCCACCAAGATGGCGCTGACCAGCTTGCGCACCAACAAGATGCGCTCGGCGCTAACACTCTTAGGCGTCATCATCGGCATCGCCGCGGTGATCGCCATCGTCACACTCGGCCACTCCTTGCAGGCCTCGGTTCAAAAAGACTTGGACAAGGTGGGCGCCAATAACTTCACCGTTCAGGTCAAGGAGCGCCCTGAGGAGGGCGAAGAGGAAGAAGCCGACGATCCTTTCATGGGCGGCGGCTATGTCGAGGACGAGTCCTCGATGCTCACCCCGGACATGCTGGACCGCGCCAAAGAGGTCTTGGGAGATCAGATCACCGGCATCAATATCGGCGAGTACAGCTCTTATTCCGGCGCCCTCGTGGTCGAGGGCGAATCCGGGGAGGAGACCGCCAACCTCCTCATCCGCCCGACCAACCCGGACTATGTCTCAGGCTCCTCCTATTCCATCGTGGCCGGGCGCTTCCTCAGCGAAGACGATATCGATTCCAGCCGAGCAGTAGCCATGCTGGATAAGGAAACCGCCACCAAGCTCTTCGGCGCTCCTGAAGACGCTATTGGCCAATACGTGAGCTTTGAAAGCCAAGAGGCCTCTCCTATTGAGCTCGCCGTCATCGGCGTTTTTGAAGAGCCGCAAACCGGCCCTCTTGTAGGCGGTGGCCCCAGCCAATCCGCCTTCGTTCCTTACCCGCTGGAAGCCGAGCTTTCCGATTCCCCCGGTGCCGGCACCGCCTTCAGCGAGGTCACCGTTCGCGGCAACCCAGACTTGGACAAGGCCGCGGTAGCCAGCAACCTGCAGCGCGTCTTCGATAGCTACTACAAGGACAACCCGGACTACATGGTCAAAGTGACCGACTTCAGCGATGACCTCGCGTCCTTGAACCAGATCTTCACCACGATGAGCCTGGTGCTCGCGGCCATCGGCGGTATCTCGCTGCTCGTCGGCGGCATTGGCGTGATGAACATTATGCTCATCACCGTCACCGAGCGCACCCGCGAGATTGGCATCCGCAAGGCGCTTGGCGCACGCCGCCGCGATATCCGCATCCAGTTCATCACAGAGGCCATCGTGGTCTGTCTCATCGGTGGACTCATCGGCATCGCCATCGGCACTGCCGCCGGCATGGCGGGTGCGGCCGCCATCGGCTCACTCGTGGCACCGCCGCTCTGGGCGGTTATCCTCTCGCTGCTCTTCTCGCTGGCTATTGGCCTCTTCTTTGGCTACTACCCTGCGGGCAAGGCCGCAAAGCTGGACCCGATTGAGGCGCTGCGCTACGAGTAA